Genomic window (Aricia agestis chromosome 15, ilAriAges1.1, whole genome shotgun sequence):
AATATAACAAATTAGAGATCTTACCTTGGATGGGAACAGCGGATTTCCAGCGTCACTTGTATAGGGGGGCCCCCTTTTTTAGCGGTTATAGAAAATTCGCGGCTTTTAGCGTAGCGCGGAGCGCGGCTCAAGCGGAACAGAAGAACTTCACTCTTTCAGTCCTGCGGCCACGATTTGCGACGAACTTCACTATTGGCGCAAGTGGCGCCAAACTCGCGTAGCGGATATCGAGGGAAAGAGAGGATTATTAGGACAGGATCGATAAGACCTCGTCCAATGTCATAACAGTGCACAAACacaacaacagatggcgttataaattatatgcggcaacaattcatagaaatataacaAACGGCGCCTTCATCCTCCCCCCCTTGAAAGGGATAGTCTTATCcactttcaaaatataaattagctAATGTTTAAATGCGTTATAATTAAGCGGTTATTATAcgagaaacaaattaaattaacgcGAGTTCACCCGAGTGAAATAGTtaacaaaataacttaaataatacttatagaCTACGAATAGAGAAAATGTTACATTTACTGGGTAGGTAATGGACAAAGCTTAGTAACGGAGCGACGAAAAAcaccggtttttgttttaacatCTACCACACGTACAACTCCGTCAGCGCCGGGATAAGTCTTGACGATAATACCGATTGGCCACTGTAATGGcggaatattatttgtattaatcAAGACAATTGTACCAGTACATATTGACTTGGATTTCTGTATCCACTTTTGTCTACTCTGTAACGTGTTTAGGTATTCTACTCGCCATCTATTCCAGAAGGAttgaacaattttatctatcagCTGATACTTTTGTAGCAAGTGTTCGCGgtcattattataatcagtATGTTGCAATGATTTAAGCggcgttaaagttaaaaaatgagCGGGAGTTAAGGGTTGCGGATCATTTGGATCCGAACTGAGTAATGAAAGCGGACGCGAATTGAGTAAAGCTTCAATCTGAGTAAGTACGGTTGACATCTcttcataagttaataattgattgcctataattttatttaagtgtgatttgatacattttatattactttcccAAATACCACCGTGATGCGGCGATTGCGGCGGGTTAAATTTCCAATTTATACGGTTTTCAACTAAAACTGTGGAATATTCCTTATTGTATTCCGGCGAGTTAATTAAATCATATAGAGCGTTAAGATGAGATCTAGCACCGATAAAGTTAGTACCACAGTCAGAATAGATAACACTGACTGGTCCTCGGCGGGATAAAAACCGTTTTAAAGCGTTTAAAAACGATGCCGTTGATAAATCGGATACAAGTTCAATGTGAATAGCGCGCGTTACTAAGCATATAAACAAACAGATATATGCCTTACAGGAGCGTATTCCACGCTTGCGATAAGGGATAATTTGAATAGGTCCCGCAAAGTCCGTGCCACAATGGGAATATGGTTTAGATTCGCGAACACGACAAGCAGGCAAATCGCCCATTAGCGGAAATTGTGGTCGCGGATTAGATTTAAAACATAGGTTACATTTACTAAGTCGCCTTCTTATAACGTTGCGAGCACCAAAAATCCAGTATTTCTGTCTCATTATTGAAAGTAAAAGACCAGGTCCGGTATGTAGATTGCGCTTATGTTCGTAATCGATAATTAGATCAACAACATGATCCTTTCCTGGCAATAATATTGGATGTTTGCTATCGTAATCGAGATTTGAGTTCGCAAGCCTTCCGCCTACACGAAACAGGCCTTCGTCAACATATGCGTTTAACTTAGCGAAAGATTTAGGCAAATTACTATTTGacaaattaagtttaaattcTTCGGAAAAATGAACACTTTGTACATCGCGTAAAATTGCTAATTCTGCATAATTTAAATGTTGAATTTCAAATTTACGAGGAAGCTTCTTTATAAAGCGAAAAACTAGAATGACTATGCGAAGAAGTTTTGGCCATGAGGAAACGCGTCTAGCCAACTCATATAAAGGCGGGTATACACGTTCAACTACATTAGTATttaatacgttaattttaatttcaggcGGGTCGACACAGCTGCTAGTATCGAATTTTTTAAGCGGCCATTCCGTAACAGGTAAATGAGCAAAATGCGGGCCATTATAGTATAACGGATGTCTGACTAACTGATTTGGAGTCAAGCCTCTGCTCAGACAGTCAGCAGAGTTCTCGGTACCTTTAATATGGTAAAAAATTTGCGGGTTTACATTTTCTTGAAGCTGTGCCACTCTGTTTGCTACATAAGTTTGCCAGCGTGCGGGAGTTGAATTAATCCATGCTAACGTGACCATACTATCAGAAAAAGCGAATGTATTGTGTACGTTACAACGACTGCGATATGTATCTTGAACAGTACTTATTAATTTAGATAACATTAAAGCGGCATTTAATTCTAATCTAGCGAGCGTGATTTTTGTTTTAGACGGCGCTACTCGTGACTTAGCACACAGTAAGCTAACCATAGACCGGCGAGTTTCTTTACAATAAACATGAAGATAAACTACTCCACCGTATGCGCGCTCGCTTGCGTCGGCGCAACCGAAAATGGTGAGAGTTACATGCGGTTGAATACCTACAAATCGCGGAATTATAATTTGCTGTAAACAAGGCAACTCATTTACGAAAGTGTTCcataaagaaattatatttgcGGGCGGTGGGTCATCCCATTCTATATGACTTTCCCATAgcgatttaataattaattttgctaAAAGCGTGACAGGAGCTACGAATCCCATCAAATCCCAAATCCTAGCCACAAATGAAAGGATGTTACGTTTAGTACACTTACGGTCATCCTCTGTAACGCGAAAACAGAAATTATCTGAAGCGGGCGACCACTGTAggcctaatattttaaggtttcCGTCTGAACCTATATCAATTAAATCGGTCACTCTAGCCTCAGAAGGCATAGCACCAAGAAAATTTGATGAATTACTAGCGAATTTGACTAAGTCAAATCCGCCGGCGGCGAACAAATCAATCAGCTGTTTTGACGCGGTTATAGCTTCAGCGGTATTTCTAAAACTCAGGGCAACATCATCTGTATATATTGCGTCCTTTTCTAAGGCTGCAACCGCAACAGGAAATCGTGAACGTTCATCGTTCATAAGTTGACGTATTACGCGCATGGCTAAGTACGGACTACATGTCATACCAAAAGTTACTCTATTAAACTGATACAATTGAATAGGCTCATTCGAGTTAAATCTATACAAAATTCTTTGATATTGTCGAAAGGACTCTTTAACTGTCACTTGTAAAAACATTTGTCGAATATCAGCGCTTACCGCGACCGGAAACAGtcggaaatttaaaataattcgaaACAAATCCGATTGTAAATTTCTTCCTGTgtgtaaaatatcatttaacgaAATACCTGAGGATGTTTTCATACTAGCATTTAAAACCATTCGAACCTTTGTTGTTAATTTATCTCCTCTGACTACAGCGTGATGcggaattacataatattgattcGAATTAAGCGTGTTGTTATTTACAATTGTAATATAACCCTTTTCTATAtactcatttattattttatcgtacTCACGTTTAACTAGCGGATTTACTGACAAACGGCGTTCGAGAGATAAAAAGCGGCGCTCGGCGATATGCCTAGACTCTCCTAGCGACGCGGGGTCAGCCTTAAATGGTAGCGCGACCGAGTACCTACCATTACTATCTCGCGACGTAGTCTGTTCGAAAATATTTTCACATTCTTGTTCAGCGGGAGTTAAATAATTATCACTAGGTAATTCTTCCGTATCAAAGAAACGGGAAATACAATTTTCAAACgtacaattaaaattacaaaagaaaGTTTGAGCGCGATCGTCAGTTGACGCGGTCTGAGCTTTGCCTAAAATCAAAAAACCGAGTGTAGTTTCTATAGCGATAGGTTCGTTTGAACCGCGAGAAAACTTACGTTGTAACAATATGCGAGCGAATACTTCACAACCGAGTATCATATCAATCGTACCGGgctggtaataataattatctgcgAGCGGCAAATCCTTTAAATAAGATAGCGAAGAAATGTCAACTTTACATGAGGGCAATTCACTAGTAATTCTATCAACCACGTAAGGCTGTAAATCAAACCGAACCTTATCATTTAAgcgagaaattaattttaaatttgttaaccCGCAGGGGTTATTCACAACATCACCTAAACCAGAAACTTGAGCGTTTTGAGCGGAAAATAGCGGTAAATTTAAGCGATCACAACATTCACGCGTAATTATATCTTTCATAGAACCAGAATCTATTAAAACACGAATAGGTATTAATTTTTTCGTATCAAACTGTTGGGCGTAGCATACCGCTGTACCTAAAAGTAcagtttgacaattattgtaaatgttacgCGAAGGGTCAATGACCTCCGAGTGCGTATTCGTAACACAAagcgaaatattttgattgtctCGTGCGGAAGCGAAATTAATTTGTTGCACATCCTCTGACTTAGAAGTGCGTGCGGGCGGGAAATGCGCGGGTGCGTCCGCAATATGCGCGGTTTGTGCGTATGCGTGGGGAGCGTGTTCTTCATAAGAAGCGGGAGCGGGAGGGTATGCGGGAGGGCGAAGCCCTAAAGAGAGAGAGTTGCTGCGTGTACTTACGCGGGGAGGGGAATTCTCATATGCGGGAGAATAAGAGGGAGCGTTGTTGCATGTATTTATGCGGGGAGCGGAATTCTCATATGCGGGAGAATAAGAGGGAGCGTTGTTGCATGTATTTATGCGGGGAGCGGAATTCTCATATGCGGGAGAATAAGAGGGAGCGTTGTTGCATGTATTTATGCGGGGAGCGGAATTCTCATATGCGGGAGAATAAGAGGGAGAGTTGCGTGCTTCTATTCGGGGAGCGTGCGAGTAGGCACCAGCGCTGGCGCGCGGAAGCGAACTATTATAGCGAGCTGCGGCTGCGGGCGAGCGGGAAAACAATGCGATATGTTTATCATTGCGGTTATGATTAGGTTTTGCGggagtatttaaattattgttatgaccTTCAGCGTGAGTCATTGTATTAGCGAAAGCTTGTTTTGTAGAATCCGAAAAATGTATAAGCGAGTGATGATTACGCGAACAAAAACGACAACGTTTAATAGAATTACAATCTACTATTGAATGACGGTGGCTAAggcaattaaaacataatttattaattttcgcGTACGTATAACGTTCAAAGGGATTTAATGATGTAAATTTAGGACATTGATACAACTGGTGTTTATCAACATTGCaacaattacattttaatgattTAGTTTCATTAAATGCGTATGGAGACGGTGaatcatacctactttgaaTGTTGACAAATGTTTTAAACGTTTTATTCTGTGTCGCGGCGCGAGTTTTGTAagaattagtattattattgttttgtgagctcgaaaactttacaatattattaacattggtGCGACTTAGAACGCGATACTGGTCTctgataaatttaattaattcagaTGATGTTGGGAATTCTTTGTTTTCTCTAATATGCATTTCAAAACACTTAACAGTTTCTAAATCTAACGATCTCAATCCTAAGTGAACAAACATGAACTCAGCTAAATTTGTTATATCGATTTGTTTTAAAGCGGACACAAGCGTCGAGTATTTATCTACAAAACCCTCCAAAGCGGCCGGAGTTGCGGTATTTATTACTGGTAATTTaagaagttggttaaaataagACACTGCAAGTGAACGTTTATCGTTATATTTGTCACAAAGTGCGGaccataataatgaataattgtCGCCCGTAGGTAAAATTCCTTTACTTAAGTCGAGCGCGTGCCCCGTTAATCTACCAAGCAAATATTGCATTTTCTCTGAGTTggataaagtattattactatgtattatgttgtggaaattttcataaaaaatagacCAATTTTGAATGTCCCCGTTAAAAGAAGGTAATTCTAATCGCGGCAatctaattttagaattatTGTCGTTATCATGATTACAATTCGATTTTACAACGCTTTCTTTTGATTCTATGGTGGAGCGGTTTGCTACTTCAATTTTGACTCGATTATACAAGTCATCAAATGCGAAAATTTGCTGAAAATCAGGCGATGCGTTAGGATCAAGAATTAAAGTTaactcatttttattattaattgcggAAATAAATTCGGCGCGGATACTATCTATAGTTACGCAATTGGTTAAAAAATCTTGCGAACTTCTAGTGGGCGCGGTCGATATTGGAATCGAATCAAAAACAGATTGCATACGTTGAAAATACGCAGCGGCTTTAATTTCAGCGAGTTTTAAGTTCCGTTCGCCTGCCATTTTTGCTGAAGCGTCAGCGTGCTCATGGCTTCGTGTCGTCGCCATTTTGTTTTACACAAATTATACGAGAAAAAGCGAGTTTGCGGataaatttaactaaaaaaacgCGGTAAATAACGCACAAATTAAGAATATTATCCGGCTCGTATGGACCAAATGGTTTGTATGCGAATTTAGTGGACTGTATTaggtttaaaaatttataaactatGAATCGTTACCACACCACAAGTTAACATCTGCTGCTGCATGAATACACCAATATAACAAATTAGAGATCTTACCTTGGATGGGAACAGCGGATTTCCAGCGTCACTTGTATAGGGGGGCCCCCTTTTTTAGCGGTTATAGAAAATTCGCGGCTTTTAGCGTAGCGCGGAGCGCGGCTCAAGCGGAACAGAAGAACTTCACTCTTTCAGTCCTGCGGCCACGATTTGCGACGAACTTCACTATTGGCGCAAGTGGCGCCAAACTCGCGTAGCGGATATCGAGGGAAAGAGAGGATTATTAGGACAGGATCGATAAGACCTCGTCCAATGTCATAACAGTGCACAAACacaacaacagatggcgttataaattatatgcggcaacaattcatagaaatataacaAACGGCGCCTtcatgacccgtttgctcgtttgcccccttattttatttaaaaaatcgtgATAAAAACTGTAGGGCATCCTCGGCAAgtgttttttttcatattaagtatgtaaaaatgaATATAGTCAAACGTTCTTTTCCGAATAGATTACAAGGTTATATGATAGTCGTGCTGTAATTAGTAGAGAAAccttaaaattaaagtaatgtACCAAAAATACTTGCGTAGTTATTTGGATCTGAGTGGAAGGCAAAAGTTTGAGAACTTTATACTTACTGAAATATTCAAAAGGATAAAGGAGTCCACAGAAAATACTCGAGTGATGAGACAAActttacttataatttaattcgGTAAGAAATGAATAGGTACGCGTACCTACCCGTAGTCAGTTTACTTACTTTATATAAGTAAACACTGACTACGGGTAGATAATTAGAAATGTACGTAGAAATTTGTCATTTACTCATTGCTTCTTCtcttttcaaaatcaaaaatcaaaattaaaattgttttatttctgaataaaaaaataaagattttcagaatgtcctacatgatgcctaccagcggttcgggaactaacccggcgagaagaaccggcgtaagaaactcgcaccggcgtaagaaactcgcatttCTTCATTTTCTActcgtgtattttttattacatattttcttttagtgattacaaaattttgttttagtgaGTAAATGGCAgtagttttattgtttttttgagttgagcacttttgtgggatgggtaaaaactgtgaaactcgcgtcagattctcgtgctgatcgaaaaaccgtaagacggttggagagtagtgttttAACATTGATATCGATTAATCGaataatcgattgtttttttttcgattgtcaatattttttaatcgattgtaagggtttcgtaaattaaaaaatcgattttgtaaaaatcgattttcataaaaaatgggctAAAAATTttatcgattgtaagggtttcgattaataaaagaaatcgattttcataaaaaatgtgttaaaaatttaatcgattgtaagggtttcgattaattaaaaatagttttttattaaaaatgggccaaaaaaaaaaaataatgcacaacgttaataatcaagttttcacttctgccggcactcccggagtgcaacccgtctttatttttaatattaaattgagaagccaacaaaacacaaaaaactTAGGTATGCTAAACGCAAATATAGCCTCGACATCatttttattacaacaaaatgaGGAAACCTGAACTCATACTATTATAGAtgcaaaagtaaataaaatttgggTGTCTGATCACCAAAATCTATTTTTCTgtgaaatcttttaaaataacatttaacgcAACTTGAGCTGTCTACCTCTttttaaccctcggttggtcgcgtggggtctttaaaagcccggagcttgcgaaatcgagaaaaaactatatttaaattaatcgtagcaactccgctctttaggtagcttcctaaaaggaattatatttcgatataattgTCATTAATCTGAGCTAGCGTGCATGTATTATGTGTTACAGATGTGTTTATTcacgctggggtctttaaagaccccaggtgaccaaccgcgtagctaaatttgatttgatattttcatacagttttCACACCGAAATGGGTTTCTTTGTgattttccttgtattttaaaaataaaccaattaaaatattcgtgtgttaattcttattgttttatattgcaTACAAGAAGTTTTAGACGAACTTTTCcagaaatgcatattttgctatgtagaccaaaatgatgatgattatattTTTGGTGATGATTAGAAACTAATTGTTGGTATATTTACCATACGTTTTAAGTATTAGAAtaggaaaatgtataaaatatattaggttTTGTTGCTGAAAATTTGTGaatgtttaacattcaatagtttatatgttatttggacttagatttttaaatgtcaatctaagttatagaaaatttaactattattttagttacctacacgttttaccacaattttaaaatgatgttgatttttttttaaatattcccaACTCACGGTTTccacttgaaattttttgacttatagttttaatttgtaagttttggttataagtattaaaaatataattaatctttTGATAAAATCggattaacattgaattaaattacaataatttacagaaaaaagttaagaaatatataaatttatgccatttttatgtcatttaattttcgggctttcaaagaccccaggtgaccaacgacgttattttaaaagcgcgaccaaccgagggttaattaGACATTATAATCATctattcttatttaaaaatattcggTCTTACGGCTTactacaaaaaactaaacatctgtcgaacagttgttttgagaccaatttgtagtatttaaatcttttgtagtaagaccgattATCTTTAAATACACCCAGAATTAGCCTCTAGCCAAATATGCTATAGACACCCACACTTCTCAAGACAAACCAACTGTACAAACAGAAGCTGTCTTTGCAATGCTTTCTTAATATATGTCTCGAAAACACTCTCCCAGCGATTAAACGTTGCACTAATTATGCAGATGGTTGGAGTCGGCGACGCGAAATGAAAACACGCTAGAAACGAGCGCGCTTGTTAAGAAATTCAAAAGTATATAGGTCAGAAGAAGTTCCGGACCATTATGTGTTACTTTCTATTTATTAGGTGAAAAATTTTCTATTAAATTAGACTCTTGTAAATTCTGTAAATGTTGGGTTAAGTAGATTGACGTTTAAATGTTAGATAGTTTGGTGTTGATAGTAAAATGACCCATACTTAtttaatcaaatatttataataataatagctcccacaccggtttcggtgacggtggccggtttcattgaaaccaggccagctacgcaggagtaattttatagtgcccaagtgtgtgcgcagtacacaagagcactctctattcctttactgtcataacccagtgggacggaagaccgacacgactggcgagagatcaggcgcaggaccgactttttacatgcccatccgacgcatggatcatcttacttgtcagacaatcaggtgatcagcctgcattgtcctaaccaaacttggaaataacatgtttccaacgcgggaatcgaacccacgacctccgagtcaagagccgcgctctataccactagaccacggaggcgttgatcGGAGGATCAATTGAGACGGAGGATCAAATATTTACTGTGTATTCAAATGGTAAAGAGCAAtggtttacatattataaaaaaaaataagttagtTACATTTTGTGTTCAAACTCTACAATTGAGTGTCgggaataaaaaagttaaatctaaaataatatcGAATAATATCtgattattacaattttaacataatattgtttcttatttttcttgtattttgtaacttaaaatctaataaaaaaaaaataaacaaatcctCAATAGAACAAACCTTAAAATCTGACACACTTTATAACTGCAACTTGGCTTCAAGTATTTCCATAACCGTTATAATGtcacaaagaaaaaaatatctgCGAAAAAACGGGCCATAAAAATTAAGAGGCCATTAATAAGAGCCAAAACTTTATCCCCGGGAGTGGAATGAGCAGAGCGCTTGACCTAGGGCTGACAATGAGACTTTTTATCTCCAACATATTTGGCATCGTCATGGGATTCTTTGAGAATCTTTTAGATCCGCTCATTATGGGCGCACTGGGACATAAGGCAGTTTATACACTTCTTTTCATTCGCAATTTTTGATAtggtatatcccacaacctgcggggctaaaatggtcacatttagcaattcctctcaatggattcagcaaatgaattgacaaaactgtcaaactgacaaatgtcaaatcagtacaaaaatacagaaatgaattgcaagcagagttgcattttgcgattttagaaaaatgaatcatattatgattcatatcatgattcttcaaagcgaccattttagccccgctgaacattttacggaaaactatcacgcctattgatatATTGTGCTTTaacaaagtaatttttatttatattatgttgtgttatgatcagtcagtcaaggtctAATGACGCAaaccctcacaaagctcggcttttagctagtataataAATCATCATCGACATCAAAATAACCAAGAGGTGGGCTAGATGGCAACAACGTTTTATTAGAATTCCTTTTACTGGATTCAAAGTATGACTATACCAaacattaaaaaagaaataaaatataccaGAAGatgtttttaagaaaaaaaaaaagagtaagCTTGCGTGTAAGTTTCGTAAAAGGGAAGAAAGTCTAGGTAAAGTAATCAACCATTgatactatacagggtgcaattaaactttCCGGCTAAATTTCAATATATTGATccttgataaaataaaaatacacacattttttcttttataatcactcagtactaacaTTTTGAGAATAGCATCCGAAAGtttcgttacaactttttccgtctcgCTCTCTTTCGCAATGcgtgataaggaacttcgttccagtaggtttaattgcaccctatattataataattataaatgcggaatTATGTATGCGGAGATCTTCACGCTTATTTAAATCATCCTTAAAAACATCTTCTGGTATCTGTTTCTTATACTGCGTAGGTATTTAGTTTAGCTGCATGAAATAAAGCAAAATTGTTATGTAAGTATTTCCGTATAAACAAAAGAACTTGAGAGGtctcaaaaaacctgtatacaatttaattatacactcaaaaattattaacaaaacgCCATTtatattgacgcccaggaatactaacaacgcgtcgctgtttattttaaaaaacttcgttccaataacgccatctagttgacgcacaggaatacttactatcaacgccctctgcccctaacatgcaggtactaataaaaaagtgtcgaagtcaaatcaaggtcaaatatcgttctgtctagccttcagatttacgccaaacgcgcgataaagaacttcgttccaatacttattttcatttaatttatgtCTCAAAATTCCAGGTGCTAAATCGTTAAGTAGAGCGTTTATCAACTTTCAAATCCCTGTTTTGTAAGTCTTTTGCGGCTTTTCAAAGactgattttattataagtcgCTATGAATACAATAAGTTTACTACTCAAACCATATCACGTGACAGCGTCCACAaatagtataaatgcgaaagtgtgtctgttacctcttcacgctgaaaCCGCTGActcgatttagctgaaattttggtatggagatacttggagtcccggtaaaggacataggatactttctatcccggagtttttgtcgcaacggagtttctGGCGGTATCAGTTACAAATAATCTAGATAGCGCACACGGCACAGCTGTTGATGTGTGCAGCCATTTTTACTTGCTTACACACACATTCACCTAACTACACTATTTTACATATTTCATGCGTCGAAGGTCTGTgcagttattattttaaatgcttgtattataacaattaaaattgGTAGCATTAAAGCAGCAAACAAGTTTATATTCATATCTAAATGAATAAAAAGGGGTTATTAGAGGATATCATCCATTAATTTGTTAATAGACAGACTATAAATTCATCCATTTATATTTTGCTTAATCAAAAGTTCCAGAGTCTAGACAATTCATTTACTAGTCCGACACAGTCTTCTGTTAAGAAGTTTCATTTGACGACAAACCTTTTAAGTATTTAGTCGCATTTACTAAAGTTTTCTAGAAGCGTAGCGGTTcttaaacttttttggtggcggaacccaTTTAAGAAGTGAAATTTTTGACggaaaaaacagacagacatgtttTGTGTTTGAATGGACTATCTCCATGCAGGCGTCTGATGATGTTGCTAAAAACAGTTTATGTATCACTCGTGGATACAAGGCCTTTGCGGAGCACGGTTTGAGAATGGCTGCTTTAAAGCTATTAGTCGTATTTACGATCAGTTTTCTAGAAGCTATAGTGCAACTGTTCTCAAACTTTAttggtggcggaacccttttaagaagtgacAATTTGACGGACCCGCAAGAAAGATAATGTTTTGTGTTTGAACGGATAATCTCCATGCGAGACGTATCAgatgatatttataaaaaaattatgtattgcAGAGCTCCTATGAAGGTTTTGTAGAGCCTCAGGCCTTCATCGAGCACGCTTTAAGAATGTCTGCTTTAAAGCATTAAGTCGTATTTACGTCGAGTTTTCTAGGAG
Coding sequences:
- the LOC121734457 gene encoding uncharacterized protein LOC121734457, whose product is MQYLLGRLTGHALDLSKGILPTGDNYSLLWSALCDKYNDKRSLAVSYFNQLLKLPVINTATPAALEGFVDKYSTLVSALKQIDITNLAEFMFVHLGLRSLDLETVKCFEMHIRENKEFPTSSELIKFIRDQYRVLSRTNVNNIVKFSSSQNNNNTNSYKTRAATQNKTFKTFVNIQSRYDSPSPYAFNETKSLKCNCCNVDKHQLYQCPKFTSLNPFERYTYAKINKLCFNCLSHRHSIVDCNSIKRCRFCSRNHHSLIHFSDSTKQAFANTMTHAEGHNNNLNTPAKPNHNRNDKHIALFSRSPAAAARYNSSLPRASAGAYSHAPRIEARNSPSYSPAYENSAPRINTCNNAPSYSPAYENSAPRINTCNNAPSYSPAYENSAPRINTCNNAPSYSPAYENSPPRVSTRSNSLSLGLRPPAYPPAPASYEEHAPHAYAQTAHIADAPAHFPPARTSKSEDVQQINFASARDNQNISLCVTNTHSEVIDPSRNIYNNCQTVLLGTAVCYAQQFDTKKLIPIRVLIDSGSMKDIITRECCDRLNLPLFSAQNAQVSGLGDVVNNPCGLTNLKLISRLNDKVRFDLQPYVVDRITSELPSCKVDISSLSYLKDLPLADNYYYQPGTIDMILGCEVFARILLQRKFSRGSNEPIAIETTLGFLILGKAQTASTDDRAQTFFCNFNCTFENCISRFFDTEELPSDNYLTPAEQECENIFEQTTSRDSNGRYSVALPFKADPASLGESRHIAERRFLSLERRLSVNPLVKREYDKIINEYIEKGYITIVNNNTLNSNQYYVIPHHAVVRGDKLTTKVRMVLNASMKTSSGISLNDILHTGRNLQSDLFRIILNFRLFPVAVSADIRQMFLQVTVKESFRQYQRILYRFNSNEPIQLYQFNRVTFGMTCSPYLAMRVIRQLMNDERSRFPVAVAALEKDAIYTDDVALSFRNTAEAITASKQLIDLFAAGGFDLVKFAIVRFLQRREVYYETERVFASVKVKMLLEDSGS